A genomic region of Podarcis raffonei isolate rPodRaf1 chromosome 13, rPodRaf1.pri, whole genome shotgun sequence contains the following coding sequences:
- the LOC128399346 gene encoding olfactory receptor 14A16-like — protein sequence MHNVTFLLLGFSDIRELQILHFFVFLALYMTAIIGNLLIVAAIVLDHHLHTPMYFFLLNLAMLDVGTISVMVPKSMAISLLNSRYISYFGCVAQVFFLYLFGTSDFALLTIMAHDRYVAICNPLHYETIMHKGACIQMVAIGWIVGLLAAILHAGSTFANTFCSNAVNQFFCEIPKLLKLSCSDFYLVEVGLLVLTFSIGTGCFIFIIITYMQIFSAVLRIPSVQGQKKLLSTCLPHLTVVSVLIFTGIFAYAKPPNDASSDLDIAFAGIYTIIPPTLNPFIYSMRNKDIKTALWKLLDLGPSKTQFRVL from the coding sequence ATGCACAATGTTACTTTTCTGCTGCTGGGATTCTCAGACATTCGAGAACTACAGATCTTACACTTTTTTGTGTTCCTAGCATTATACATGACAGCAATCATAGGGAACCTGCTCATTGTTGCTGCAATTGTCCTTGATCACCACCTTCACACACCCATGTACTTCTTTCTACTGAATTTGGCTATGCTGGATGTTGGAACAATTTCCGTCATGGTACCCAAATCAATGGCTATTTCCCTCTTAAACAGCAGGTATATTTCATATTTTGGATGCGTTGCTCaagttttctttttatatttatttggaaCATCAGATTTTGCTCTGCTAACTATCATGGCACATGATCGCTATGTTGCTATTTGCAACCCACTCCACTATGAGACAATTATGCACAAAGGAGCCTGCATACAGATGGTAGCCATTGGGTGGATTGTAGGCCTTCTTGCTGCCATATTGCATGCTGGCAGCACCTTTGCCAACACCTTCTGTTCTAATGCTGTCAATCAGTTCTTCTGTGAAATCCCAAAATTATTGAAGCTCTCCTGCTCTGACTTTTACTTAGTTGAAGTTGGGCTTCTTGTTCTAACCTTTAGTATAGGAACAGGTTGTTTCATATTCATTATCATAACATATATGCAGATCTTTTCCGCAGTGCTCAGAATCCCTTCTGTTCAGGGTCAGAAAAAACTCCTCTCCACTTGCCTTCCTCACCTCACGGTTGTATCTGTGCTTATATTCACTGGGATCTTTGCTTATGCAAAGCCTCCAAATGACGCTTCTTCTGATCTCGATATTGCTTTTGCTGGAATATATACCATTATTCCTCCCACACTGAATCCATTCATTTACAGCATGAGAAACAAAGACATCAAGACTGCATTGTGGAAACTCTTAGATTTGGGGCCTTCTAAAACTCAATTTAGAGTTCTCTAA
- the LOC128398747 gene encoding olfactory receptor 14I1-like encodes MSNLTSISTFLLWEFSDVRELQILYFFLFLGLYLTTMTGNLLIIAAIVLDHHLHTPMYFFLTNLAMMDMGSASVMIPKSLANSIMNSRSISYSGCVAQVFFYMFFVAADFAILTVMAHDRYVAICNPLQYETIMHRGACIQMTIIVLTSSLLYAMLHACSTFAITFCSNDVHQFFCEVPTLLKLSCSNIYLVEVGVIVLGCCLGLGCFMFIIITYMQLFATVHRIPSVHGQKKALSTCLPHLTVVSLFMGTALFAYARPPTNASSDLDITFAVIYTVIPPMLNPFIYSMRNKEIKTALWKLLDYGHSSKNIF; translated from the coding sequence ATGAGCAATCTTACTTCCATTTCAACGTTTCTGCTGTGGGAATTCTCAGATGTACGAGAACTACAGATCTTATATTTCTTTCTGTTCTTAGGATTGTACTTGACTACCATGACTGGGAATCTCCTCATTATTGCTGCAATAGTGCTAGACCATCACCTCCATACACCAATGTACTTTTTCCTAACTAATTTGGCAATGATGGACATGGGCTCTGCTTCTGTCATGATTCCCAAATCATTAGCCAATTCCATCATGAACAGCAGGTCGATTTCTTACTCTGGGTGTGTGGCCCAGGTTTTCTTCTATATGTTCTTTGTAGCAGCAGATTTTGCCATTCTAACAGTAATGGCACATGATCGCTATGTTGCCATCTGCAACCCATTACAGTATGAGACAATTATGCACAGAGGAGCTTGTATTCAGATGACCATCATTGTGTTGACTTCTAGTCTTCTTTATGCCATGTTACACGCTTGTAGCACTTTTGCAATCACCTTCTGTTCAAATGACGTCCATCAGTTCTTCTGTGAAGTTCCAACATTACTGAAGCTCTCTTGCTCTAATATCTACCTCGTCGAAGTAGGGGTTATTGTGTTAGGGTGTTGCCTGGGACTAGGATGCTTCATGTTCATTATCATAACATACATGCAGCTATTTGCTACAGTGCACAGAATTCCTTCAGTACATGGTCAGAAAAAAGCCCTCTCCACTTGCCTTCCCCACCTCACTGTTGTCTCTTTGTTTATGGGCACTGCACTCTTTGCCTATGCAAGGCCTCCCACTAATGCTTCTTCTGATCTGGATATAACTTTTGCTGTGATTTATACTGTAATTCCTCCCATGTTGAATCCATTCATCTACAGCAtgagaaacaaagaaatcaaGACTGCTTTGTGGAAACTCTTAGATTATGGGCATTcttctaaaaatatattttga
- the LOC128398748 gene encoding olfactory receptor 14A16-like produces the protein MSNLTSMSTFLLLGFSDIRELQILHFFVFLLLYSVAIMGNFLIIVVVVFDHHLHTPMYFFLMNLAMMDLGTISVMVPKSMAISLLNSRFMSYSGCIAQVFFSYLFGTSDLALLTIMAHDRNVAICNPLQYELIMKRGACIRMVAIVWIISLLNATLHAGCTFANTFCSNAVNQFFCEIPRLLKLSCTDFYLVEVGFLVLGWSIGLGCFIFIIITYIQIFSTVRRIPSVHGQKKALSTCLPHLMVVSVFMFTGVFAYAKPPTDNASNVDIAFAVVYTIIPPTLNPFIYSMRNKEIKTAMWKLLDYGHSSKNIF, from the coding sequence ATGTCCAATCTTACCTCCATGTCTACATTTCTGCTGTTGGGATTCTCAGACATTCGAGAACTACAGATCTtgcacttttttgttttcttgttgttgtaCTCGGTGGCAATAATGGGGAATTTTCTCATTATTGTAGTAGTTGTCTTCGATCACCACCTTCACACCCCCATGTACTTCTTTCTCATGAATTTGGCCATGATGGACCTTGGAACAATTTCTGTCATGGTACCCAAATCGATGGCTATTTCTCTTTTAAACAGCAGGTTCATGTCTTATTCTGGATGCATTGCTCAAGTctttttttcatatttatttgGAACATCAGATCTTGCCCTCCTAACTATAATGGCACATGACCGCAATGTTGCTATTTGCAACCCACTCCAATATGAGTTAATTATGAAAAGAGGAGCCTGTATACGGATGGTAGCCATTGTATGGATTATCAGTCTTCTTAATGCCACCCTACATGCTGGTTGCACCTTTGCAAACACCTTCTGTTCTAATGCTGTCAATCAATTCTTCTGTGAAATCCCAAGGTTACTGAAGCTTTCCTGCACTGACTTTTACTTAGTTGAAGTTGGGTTTCTTGTGCTAGGATGGAGTATAGGGCTCGGTTGTTTCATTTTCATCATCATAACATACATTCAAATCTTTTCTACAGTGCGTAGAATCCCTTCTGTTCATGGTCAGAAAAAGGCCCTTTCCACTTGCCTGCCCCACCTCATGGTTGTCTCTGTGTTTATGTTCACTGGAGTATTTGCTTATGCAAAGCCCCCCACAGATAATGCTTCCAATGTGGACATAGCTTTTGCTGTGGTCTATACCATCATTCCTCCCACACTGAATCCATTCATCTACAGTATGAGAAACAAGGAAATAAAAACTGCTATGTGGAAACTCTTAGATTATGGACATTcttctaaaaatatattttga
- the LOC128398749 gene encoding olfactory receptor 14A16-like: protein MHNLTSMPAFLLLGFSDIRELQLLHFFMFLVLYLMAIIGNLLIVIVIVLDHHLHTPMYFFLMNLAIMDLGTVTVMVPKSMAISLYNNRLISYFGCVAQVFFLHFFGISDFALLTIMAHDRYVAICRPLQYETIMHKGACMRMVAIGWITGFLAAMLHTGSTFGNTFCANSVHQFFCEISKLLKISCSDFYLVEVRVLVIAFIISVGCFIFIIITYMQIFSTVLRIPSSDGQKKALSTCIPHLTVVSLLMFTGAFAYVRPPTDSSSDLDIVFAVIYTIIPPTLNPFIYSMRNKEIKTALWKLFYKNGVVYCSIC, encoded by the coding sequence ATGCACAATCTTACCTCCATGCCTGCATTTCTGCTGCTGGGATTCTCAGATATTCGAGAACTACAGCTCTTGCACTTCTTCATGTTCCTAGTCTTGTACTTGATGGCAATAATAGGGAATCTTTTAATTGTCATTGTCATTGTCCTTGATCACCACCTTCATACCCCTATGTATTTCTTTCTAATGAATTTGGCCATCATGGACCTTGGAACAGTCACAGTTATGGTGCCCAAATCAATGGCTATTTCCCTTTACAACAACAGGTTAATTTCTTATTTTGGATGTGTTGCTCaggttttctttttacatttttttggaaTATCAGATTTTGCTCTCCTAACTATAATGGCACATGACCGTTACGTTGCTATTTGCAGACCACTGCAATATGAGACAATTATGCACAAAGGAGCCTGTATGCGGATGGTAGCCATTGGGTGGATCACAGGCTTTCTTGCTGCCATGTTACATACTGGGAGCACCTTTGGTAATACCTTCTGTGCTAATTCTGTCCATCAGTTCTTCTGTGAAATCTCAAAATTACTGAAGATCTCTTGCTCCGACTTTTACCTAGTTGAAGTTCGGGTTCTTGTGATAGCCTTTATTATATCAGTAGGATGCTTCATTTTCATCATCATAACATACATGCAGATCTTTTCTACAGTGCTCAGAATACCTTCTTCAGATGGTCAGAAAAAAGCCCTCTCCACTTGCATTCCCCACCTCACTGTTGTCTCTTTGCTTATGTTCACTGGTGCCTTTGCCTACGTAAGGCCACCCACTGACTCTTCTTCTGATCTAGATATAGTTTTTGCTGTGATATATACCATAATTCCTCCCACATTAAATCCATTTATTTACAGTATGAGAAACAAAGAAATTAAGACTGCTTTGTGGAAACTGTTCTATAAAAATGGTGTTGTATACTGTTCTATATGTTAA